In Candidatus Nitronauta litoralis, one DNA window encodes the following:
- a CDS encoding PilZ domain-containing protein, translating into MSYEKSESRQFSRVSFRMAAELKVGDHEFNNVGIKDISMSGIFLESNFEIEKGGNCEINLKLEGVEPPIKIVLQGVIQRVEPDGVGVKFNQIPLESYEHLNHIVQFNSNNPSQSEDEIKKHVGLNPR; encoded by the coding sequence ATGAGCTACGAAAAATCGGAGTCGAGGCAATTCAGCCGGGTTTCTTTTCGCATGGCAGCGGAACTTAAGGTTGGTGATCATGAGTTCAATAATGTGGGTATTAAGGATATCAGCATGAGTGGGATTTTCCTGGAAAGCAATTTTGAAATTGAAAAAGGTGGAAATTGTGAGATTAACTTGAAGTTGGAAGGTGTAGAGCCTCCAATCAAAATTGTTTTGCAGGGGGTTATCCAGCGGGTAGAGCCAGATGGAGTGGGTGTTAAATTTAACCAGATTCCACTTGAAAGTTATGAACACCTCAACCACATTGTTCAGTTCAACTCAAATAACCCCAGTCAATCAGAGGATGAGATCAAAAAGCATGTTGGATTGAATCCCAGATAG
- a CDS encoding cytochrome P460 family protein, which produces MKSSKWVITGVLLVFLALTQNSQASEQKVSFPTGYKQWSHIKSMVIEPGHPLENPFQGLHHVYANPIAIKGFKEGIFPDGSILVFDLVQDKKEGKTIQEGERKLVGVMQKDKTVFKKTGGWGFEGFAGNSQTERLVKDNGIGCFSCHESQEKQDYIFSAPRK; this is translated from the coding sequence ATGAAATCATCCAAGTGGGTCATAACAGGAGTCTTGTTGGTTTTTCTTGCACTGACGCAAAATTCACAAGCCAGCGAACAGAAAGTAAGTTTTCCAACCGGTTATAAACAGTGGAGCCACATTAAATCTATGGTTATCGAACCAGGGCACCCCCTTGAAAACCCTTTTCAGGGATTGCACCACGTTTACGCCAATCCCATAGCTATTAAAGGATTTAAGGAAGGTATTTTCCCGGATGGCTCTATTCTGGTCTTCGATTTGGTTCAGGACAAAAAGGAAGGAAAGACAATTCAGGAAGGTGAGAGAAAACTGGTAGGTGTCATGCAGAAAGACAAAACGGTTTTTAAAAAAACAGGGGGCTGGGGATTCGAAGGATTTGCAGGAAACAGCCAGACCGAACGCCTTGTAAAAGACAATGGAATTGGCTGTTTTTCATGTCATGAATCTCAGGAAAAACAGGATTATATTTTTTCCGCACCAAGGAAATAA